One window from the genome of Elaeis guineensis isolate ETL-2024a chromosome 5, EG11, whole genome shotgun sequence encodes:
- the LOC105045182 gene encoding phylloplanin: protein MALRTFLFAVVLLAGLCAPVAQAQLGRILISGIVPCSNSTKTSTATTPVFPNALVQLQCGGSVVSSATTDDNGVFTMVLNLVTTLLSTLLSGCKLVVGTPLSTCDASLPSDGFLQSALQFITGGLLSGVLGGIFNIIPAGFNLVH, encoded by the exons ATGGCCTTGAGGACTTTCCTCTTTGCAGTGGTCTTGTTGGCTGGACTGTGTGCACCAGTAGCGCAAGCCCAACTCGGGCGAATCCTCATCAGTGGTATTGTTCCCTGCAGCAATAGCACCAAGACAAGCACTGCGACTACACCTGTCTTCCCAA ATGCTTTGGTGCAGCTACAGTGTGGTGGCAGCGTAGTTTCCAGTGCAACCACAGATGATAATGGAGTATTTACCATGGTACTCAATCTGGTAACAACGCTCTTATCAACACTTTTGAGTGGCTGCAAGCTGGTGGTCGGCACCCCTCTCTCTACCTGCGATGCATCGCTCCCATCCGATGGTTTCCTTCAATCAGCCTTGCAGTTCATCACTGGTGGTCTTCTCAGCGGCGTTCTCGGTGGCATCTTCAATATCATTCCAGCGGGTTTCAATCTTGTTCACTAA